Genomic segment of Peribacillus frigoritolerans:
TCCATTTCACCCCCAATCGAACGCAGGTAATCTATTTTTATCAATCAAAAAACCGTTCCCGCTTATATCTACGGTGCAATGTGGCTTTTTGTTTCATTTACAAGCATATTATAGAGCAAATCCGCCACTTTTTTCGTGTCATGGCGTATTACATTCCCTTCATAGCTAAAAATGCGTTCTTGTATGATTTCAAGCCCCATCATTTTTAAGCTTTCCACATCATACATGACCGGTTTAGCATATTCAGCTTGATAGCGTTGCTGAATTTCGGTTGGTATTTCCTCATTATTAACAAGTATCCTGTCAATATATGCATTTCCCATATGGTCATATATCGCTTTTATATGATCGCTCGCGCTATAATCCAGCGTCTCTCCGGCTTGTGTCATCAAATTGCAAATGTACACCTTCTTCGCCTTCGAACGGGCAACCTCTTCTCCTAAACCAGGAACAAGTAAGTTAGGCAGAATGCTAGTATACAGACTCCCTGGACCTATGACAATAAGATCTGCCTGCTTGATTTCCTGGAGAGTTTCACTGAGCGGCTTTATATGATGAGGAGACAGAAATACTTTTTTTATTTTCTTTCCTGAGAAGGGGATCTTGGATTCTCCTGTAACAATCGTTCCGTCCTCCATCTCTGCATGGAGAACCACACTTTGGTTGGCCGCCGGAAGCACTTTACCGCGGACATTAAGAAATTTACTCATTTCCTGGATCGCATGGACGAAATCCCCGGTCAGCGAGGTCATTGCCGCCAGTATCAAATTACCCAGCGAATGCCCGGACAACTCATTTTTACTTTGAAAGCGATGTTGAAACATTTGTTCAACAAGGGGCTCTACATCCGATAACGCAGCCAGCACGTTACGAATATCACCCGGAGCGGGAATATCCATATCCTCGCGAAGGCGGCCTGAACTTCCACCATCATCAGCTACCGTTACGATTGCCGTTATATCAACCGGATGTTTCTTTAACCCTCTCAATAAAACGGGAAGGCCGGTTCCCCCTCCAATGATCACAACCTTAGGTTGTTTCTTTTTATCTAACATCTGCTTTCCCCTTACTTTTTTCGATATCACGATGTGATACTTGAACCCTGTAATCCTTCTTGAAGTGGTTTGAAATATACTCCGTCAATGCTACAGAACGGTGCTGACCGCCTGTACACCCAATCGCAACAACAAGCTGTGCTTTTCCTTCACGTTTATAATATGGAAGCATGAACGCAAGCAAATCAGTCACTTTTTCCAAGAATTTTTGCGTCTCACTCCATTTTAAAACGTAACTCGACACTTCCTGTTCCAAGCCAGTCCTTGGCCTCATATGGTCAATATAATATGGATTTGGCAGGAAACGTACATCAAACACAAGGTCGGCATCTATGGGCAGACCATGCTTGAACCCGAACGACATGACATTGACTGTAAAACCGACACTTTTATCGGCAGAAAACTCCGAAGCGATTTTCTCCCTCAATTCGCGCGGTTTCAGTTGGGAAGTATTAAAGATCAGCTGAGCCCTTCCCTTCAATTCGTCCAATAGTTCCCGCTCCATTTTAATGCCTTCCAATGGCCGGCCTAATGGAGCAAGCGGATGGGTCCTTCTCGTTTCCTTATATCTGCGGACCAAGGAATCGTCATCAGCTTCAAGAAAAAGGATTCTTGGTGATACTGAAGCTGAATCCGTTAAATTATCCAGTGCAAGAAATAAGGAATCAAAAAATTCCCTCCCCCTCAAATCCATGACAAGAGCCACTTTATTCATCTTATTCCCTGAGTCCTTCATTAACTCCAAAAACTTTGGCAATAGCGTGGGCGGCAAATTATCGACGCAAAAAAAGCCGAGGTCTTCAAAACTTTGAACCGCCACTGTCTTACCCGCTCCGGACATTCCGGTAATGATGACCAATTGCGTTTCACTCATCTGCCCTGTACTCATAGTTTCTCCGCCCCCATGTATAGCAATCTTTTTTATATGTGAAAATTAACCTGGATCCAATCGGTAAGAAAGCAGCTTAAACTCAGGTGTATAGGTAAAGGTTCCATAAATGATCCCACTTCCATGAACCATATAGTCCAGGATGTGAAAATCACCTTCAGCCATCATCAGCTTTTTAACATCTTCGACTGGATGCCAGCTAAGTTCCCCTTCTTCACAAACATCCACATTTACACCATCGGAATCCGTTGCAAAGAAAGTGAACATCATCCATTCCGACAATACCTTATCTCCGTCCTTCATAATGAAGGTGAAAATACCTTTGATGGAAGGGTTTTTTAAATAAACGCCCGTTTCTTCACGATATTCCCTAATACAAGCATCGCGTACAGATTCCCCAGGCTCCATCTTTCCGCCTGGAGCTACCCACCATCCGCGTCTAGGCTTTTTCAATAAGAGGATTTGATTATCCCTGATCAATACACAGTTTGTGACACGTTGCACGTTCTTCACCTCAATTGGCTCTGCTCGACTATAGAAACCTTCCCCCCCCCCGTGTTGAAGAGATTCAGTTTATATCCTTAAACCGCCGCTAGATATCCATTTGGCGATTTACAAATGCTAATAGTTCAAACAAGTTGTATTTTTCATCTTCTTACCATTATGAAAGATATATATATGTTTAGTATATCTTATCATTATACTATTTTTGAAATGAGCTAACAATAAAGTAAACTTCCTGCATTGGGGGAATCTTCATTCGCAAGAAATCACGAAGATAAGCCTTTATCCTGCTTAACTCCTATTCTTCTCCACTTTCGCTGCCTGAATGCAAAGGGCGGGCTTACTTCACATTATAAATCATTTGGGCACACCCTAAAAATTGGAACTAAAGATATAGTCTTAAAGCAGGAAACAAAAAAAAGGACACAGAAACTTAATCTGTGTCCTTAAACGTTTATAATTAAAGGGGGTCAACTTCTATCCATACTATACCCAATCATTATTTCACGCGTGTTACAACATCGTTAAAACGGAATTACGATTGTATATTCTAGTGAAATCAAGCCTTAGGCTGTAATTTTTCTTGAAGTTCCTCAACAAAATGCTGAGCGGATTGAGCGGCAATGCTTCCATCGCCTGTAGCTGTAACGATTTGGCGCAATGTTTTTTCACGAACGTCACCAGCAGCAAAAATACCAGGGACGCGTGTTTCCATCCGATCATTCGTTTCAATATAGCCTGTAGAATTCAAGATGCCCAAG
This window contains:
- the rapZ gene encoding RNase adapter RapZ — protein: MSTGQMSETQLVIITGMSGAGKTVAVQSFEDLGFFCVDNLPPTLLPKFLELMKDSGNKMNKVALVMDLRGREFFDSLFLALDNLTDSASVSPRILFLEADDDSLVRRYKETRRTHPLAPLGRPLEGIKMERELLDELKGRAQLIFNTSQLKPRELREKIASEFSADKSVGFTVNVMSFGFKHGLPIDADLVFDVRFLPNPYYIDHMRPRTGLEQEVSSYVLKWSETQKFLEKVTDLLAFMLPYYKREGKAQLVVAIGCTGGQHRSVALTEYISNHFKKDYRVQVSHRDIEKSKGKADVR
- a CDS encoding NUDIX hydrolase, which produces MQRVTNCVLIRDNQILLLKKPRRGWWVAPGGKMEPGESVRDACIREYREETGVYLKNPSIKGIFTFIMKDGDKVLSEWMMFTFFATDSDGVNVDVCEEGELSWHPVEDVKKLMMAEGDFHILDYMVHGSGIIYGTFTYTPEFKLLSYRLDPG
- a CDS encoding gluconeogenesis factor YvcK family protein, translating into MLDKKKQPKVVIIGGGTGLPVLLRGLKKHPVDITAIVTVADDGGSSGRLREDMDIPAPGDIRNVLAALSDVEPLVEQMFQHRFQSKNELSGHSLGNLILAAMTSLTGDFVHAIQEMSKFLNVRGKVLPAANQSVVLHAEMEDGTIVTGESKIPFSGKKIKKVFLSPHHIKPLSETLQEIKQADLIVIGPGSLYTSILPNLLVPGLGEEVARSKAKKVYICNLMTQAGETLDYSASDHIKAIYDHMGNAYIDRILVNNEEIPTEIQQRYQAEYAKPVMYDVESLKMMGLEIIQERIFSYEGNVIRHDTKKVADLLYNMLVNETKSHIAP